The following coding sequences lie in one Synechococcus sp. PCC 7336 genomic window:
- the shc gene encoding squalene--hopene cyclase translates to MQTQDRPIAAKSLAETIAASQNYLLSQQYSEGYWWAELQSNVTITAEVLLLHKIWGTDGDRPVEKIESYLRQQQRGHGGWELYCGDGGELSVSVEGYMALRLCGVPAEDPALLKAKDFIVARGGISKTRIFTKFHLALIGCYDWRGLPSIPPWIMLLPNWGPFTIYDMSSWARESTVPLAIVFDRKPVYTVEPKFRLDELYAEGIDNVRYELPKNNDWSDAFVHLDTAFKWGENLGFVPCRAEGLRAAEQWVLERMDAAGDWGDIIPAMLNSMLALKSLDYGISDPIVERGFRGLDNFAIEHENDYHIQPCISPIWDTAWVVRAMAESGCDRDRPELVRATQWLMDKQILGYGDWRVKNPKAMPGGWAFEFENRFYPDLDDSAVVVMAINQIQMPNEALKRGCMERAVGWMQTMQCKPGGWGAFDIDNDADWLNSLPYGDLKAMIDPNTADVTARVLEMLGECGLEMESGRVERAIAYLKQEQEPDGCWFGRWGVNYIYGTSGALSALALLNPESHRSELLRGAEWLASYQNQDGGWGETCESYRDPSQRGRGDSTASQTAWSLIGLIAVGNAIGQWYPEAMGRGVDYLMATQRADGTWDEDGFTGTGFPNQFYLKYHYYQQYFPLLALGRYQAACEGNPELVGRSDGH, encoded by the coding sequence ATGCAGACTCAGGACAGGCCAATCGCAGCCAAAAGCCTAGCCGAAACAATTGCCGCCAGCCAAAATTACTTACTTTCCCAGCAGTACTCCGAAGGATATTGGTGGGCGGAGCTGCAGTCGAATGTGACGATTACGGCGGAAGTGCTACTGTTGCATAAAATTTGGGGCACCGATGGCGATCGCCCCGTCGAGAAAATTGAGTCTTACCTGCGCCAGCAACAGCGAGGGCACGGCGGTTGGGAGCTGTATTGCGGCGATGGCGGCGAATTAAGTGTTTCCGTAGAAGGATATATGGCCCTGCGCTTGTGCGGCGTGCCTGCTGAAGACCCCGCCCTGTTGAAGGCCAAAGACTTTATCGTGGCTCGCGGCGGCATTAGCAAAACTCGCATTTTCACTAAATTCCACCTTGCCCTGATTGGCTGCTACGACTGGCGCGGTCTGCCCTCGATTCCGCCGTGGATTATGTTGTTGCCCAACTGGGGACCGTTCACCATTTACGACATGTCCAGTTGGGCGCGAGAAAGTACGGTGCCGCTGGCGATCGTGTTCGATCGAAAGCCCGTCTACACTGTGGAACCCAAGTTCCGCCTGGACGAATTGTATGCCGAGGGTATCGACAACGTTCGGTACGAGTTGCCCAAAAATAATGACTGGTCGGATGCGTTCGTTCACCTCGACACCGCTTTCAAATGGGGAGAAAACCTCGGGTTCGTGCCCTGTAGAGCAGAGGGCTTGCGGGCGGCGGAACAATGGGTGCTGGAGCGGATGGATGCGGCAGGGGATTGGGGGGATATTATCCCGGCGATGCTCAATTCCATGCTGGCGCTCAAAAGTCTCGATTACGGCATCTCCGATCCGATTGTGGAACGGGGGTTTAGAGGACTGGACAACTTTGCGATCGAGCACGAGAACGACTATCACATTCAGCCCTGCATCTCGCCGATCTGGGATACGGCTTGGGTGGTGCGGGCGATGGCAGAGTCGGGCTGCGATCGCGATCGGCCCGAGTTAGTGCGGGCAACTCAGTGGCTGATGGATAAGCAAATTTTGGGGTATGGCGACTGGAGGGTGAAAAATCCCAAGGCCATGCCGGGGGGCTGGGCGTTTGAGTTCGAAAACCGGTTCTATCCCGACTTAGATGATTCTGCTGTGGTGGTGATGGCCATCAATCAAATCCAGATGCCAAACGAGGCCCTGAAACGGGGCTGTATGGAGCGTGCAGTGGGTTGGATGCAAACCATGCAGTGCAAGCCTGGAGGCTGGGGGGCTTTCGATATCGACAACGATGCCGATTGGCTGAATAGCCTGCCTTATGGGGATCTCAAGGCCATGATCGATCCCAATACCGCTGATGTGACTGCTCGCGTACTGGAAATGCTGGGGGAATGTGGGCTGGAGATGGAGTCTGGCAGAGTGGAGCGGGCGATCGCCTATCTCAAACAGGAGCAGGAACCTGACGGCTGTTGGTTCGGTCGCTGGGGGGTGAACTATATCTACGGTACCAGCGGTGCGTTGTCAGCTTTGGCGCTGCTAAATCCCGAATCTCATCGCTCGGAGCTGCTGCGCGGGGCTGAATGGCTGGCGAGCTATCAGAATCAGGATGGTGGCTGGGGGGAGACTTGCGAGAGCTATCGCGATCCGTCTCAGCGCGGTCGAGGGGACAGTACGGCGTCTCAGACGGCTTGGTCGCTGATTGGATTAATCGCGGTGGGCAATGCGATCGGCCAGTGGTATCCCGAGGCGATGGGTCGCGGGGTTGATTACCTGATGGCCACTCAACGAGCAGACGGTACTTGGGATGAGGATGGGTTCACCGGTACGGGTTTCCCCAACCAGTTCTATTTGAAATACCACTACTACCAGCAATATTTTCCCCTGCTGGCTTTGGGTCGCTATCAAGCCGCTTGCGAGGGCAATCCCGAATTAGTGGGGCGATCGGACGGCCATTGA
- a CDS encoding transposase: MSVPGVGRVVATVSVSTLPELGQLSSKKPSSLVGLAPSFWGT; this comes from the coding sequence ATGAGTGTGCCTGGAGTGGGGCGGGTGGTGGCCACGGTGTCGGTCTCGACGCTGCCGGAATTAGGTCAACTGAGCAGCAAGAAGCCATCCAGCTTGGTGGGTCTAGCTCCGTCATTCTGGGGGACTTGA
- a CDS encoding DUF86 domain-containing protein, which produces MERESKRGRSAYLHLQTIQENIDRIEQALTNINFEEFSEDWTLYSAVERGIERISEASRRIPEQLKQNYPEIPWKQVAGIGNILRHDYEQVSLKLIWNTARESLPDLEKAIAAMLSELEKFQ; this is translated from the coding sequence ATGGAGAGAGAGTCCAAGCGAGGTCGTTCTGCCTACCTCCACTTGCAGACTATTCAGGAGAATATCGATCGAATCGAACAAGCCCTCACCAATATCAACTTCGAGGAATTTTCTGAGGATTGGACACTCTACAGTGCTGTCGAGCGAGGCATTGAGCGAATTTCTGAAGCTAGCCGACGTATTCCAGAGCAACTGAAACAGAATTATCCAGAAATTCCGTGGAAGCAGGTTGCGGGAATCGGCAATATTCTACGCCACGATTACGAACAAGTTTCACTCAAGCTCATTTGGAATACGGCACGGGAGAGTTTGCCCGATCTCGAGAAGGCTATTGCTGCCATGCTGAGTGAGCTAGAGAAATTTCAATGA
- a CDS encoding Uma2 family endonuclease, which translates to MALQTPLLTDTWVTATWEEYLQAIGAPESDKGKSYYDDGRMRLEMAPVGSDHSCDHTIVSYAVTLYAGLRSLDLQGRDNCTFRKPGLRECQPDIAFHVGKNAAAIPYGTGIVDLNIYPPPDLVIEVAKSSLADDQGAKRLLYEDMGVPEYWIVDVNTVRILAFAIEDGGSRRIAESGVLPGLQLAVLVEALQLARKMSHGKVSAWLLSKFQATEG; encoded by the coding sequence ATGGCTTTACAAACTCCGCTACTGACAGATACTTGGGTGACGGCGACCTGGGAGGAGTATCTGCAGGCGATTGGCGCACCCGAGAGTGACAAAGGCAAAAGTTATTACGATGACGGCAGAATGAGACTGGAAATGGCACCTGTTGGCAGCGACCATTCCTGCGACCATACGATTGTTAGCTACGCTGTCACACTGTATGCCGGTCTTCGAAGCCTCGATCTGCAGGGGCGCGATAATTGCACTTTTCGGAAACCGGGTTTGAGGGAATGCCAACCGGATATTGCCTTTCATGTCGGCAAGAATGCGGCAGCAATTCCCTACGGCACAGGCATTGTCGATCTCAATATTTACCCTCCGCCCGATCTAGTCATTGAAGTTGCTAAGTCCTCGCTAGCCGATGACCAGGGAGCAAAACGCCTGCTCTACGAAGACATGGGAGTTCCTGAGTATTGGATTGTCGATGTCAATACGGTGCGAATTCTAGCCTTCGCAATTGAGGATGGGGGCAGCCGCAGGATTGCTGAGTCTGGCGTTTTACCTGGTTTGCAACTCGCAGTATTAGTGGAAGCCCTGCAGCTCGCTCGCAAGATGAGTCATGGCAAAGTGAGCGCTTGGCTATTATCGAAGTTTCAAGCAACTGAGGGTTGA
- a CDS encoding Hsp20/alpha crystallin family protein, giving the protein MSLVRWEPFRDIYSLQEEMNRLFNETFAPTSRRGIDFAPSAELEETDEAYTLKLEVPGLEAKDINIEVTEDSVSVSGERKSETKSEQGGITRTEFQYGSFRRVVPLPGRIDNNTVKADYKDGILSLNLPKLGGNGNGAVKVSLH; this is encoded by the coding sequence ATGTCACTCGTTCGTTGGGAACCCTTTCGCGATATTTACAGCCTACAAGAGGAAATGAATCGTCTCTTTAACGAGACATTCGCACCCACCTCTCGGCGCGGTATCGACTTTGCTCCATCTGCAGAGCTGGAAGAAACCGACGAAGCCTACACCCTCAAGCTTGAAGTCCCGGGTCTAGAAGCCAAAGACATCAATATTGAGGTCACAGAAGACTCCGTCTCCGTGAGTGGCGAACGCAAGTCCGAAACCAAATCCGAACAAGGCGGCATCACCCGCACCGAATTCCAATACGGTAGTTTTAGGCGAGTCGTTCCGTTACCCGGTCGCATCGACAACAACACTGTCAAGGCCGATTACAAGGATGGCATTCTCAGCCTGAATCTTCCCAAATTAGGAGGCAATGGGAATGGAGCAGTTAAAGTAAGCCTCCACTAG
- a CDS encoding Panacea domain-containing protein, translated as MDISASKFAPYFILRAHADSQFGISPLKLQKLLYYAQAWSLVFRNNILFLDRIEAWVHGPVIPTVYHKCKPFYDQAIPIDSFPSESTWLSDELEILDEVWNTYGHQSGQFLVELTHAEFPWRHARRGLYPHQPSHRPIFLEDMRRYYSHYAHDSIPNRINPVVLKKDKDMKKTTKGDFFKAEHMRNFFYGMGSVLDILPVEEENRLNSLRAVFRDPMADSIAISSDWDRIGLYLSNALESDCREDL; from the coding sequence ATGGATATTAGTGCAAGTAAGTTTGCTCCCTACTTCATTCTCCGAGCTCATGCAGATTCCCAGTTCGGAATCAGTCCTTTGAAGCTTCAAAAGCTCCTCTACTATGCACAGGCATGGAGTTTAGTCTTTAGAAATAACATCCTATTTCTGGATCGGATTGAAGCTTGGGTTCACGGTCCAGTTATACCAACTGTATACCACAAATGCAAGCCGTTTTACGACCAAGCTATTCCGATTGACTCATTCCCTAGCGAATCAACTTGGCTGTCAGATGAACTTGAGATTTTGGATGAAGTATGGAATACATACGGACATCAGAGTGGACAGTTTCTTGTGGAGTTAACTCACGCTGAATTTCCCTGGAGACACGCACGCCGTGGCCTCTATCCACATCAACCTTCGCATCGACCCATATTCCTTGAAGATATGAGACGGTATTACTCTCATTACGCTCATGACAGCATTCCAAATAGGATTAACCCTGTTGTCTTGAAAAAAGATAAAGATATGAAAAAGACAACAAAAGGAGACTTTTTTAAAGCTGAGCACATGCGTAACTTCTTCTATGGCATGGGATCCGTCTTAGATATACTGCCTGTGGAAGAAGAAAATCGTTTAAATTCTTTGCGAGCTGTTTTTAGAGATCCAATGGCAGATTCCATTGCGATAAGCTCCGATTGGGATCGCATTGGCCTTTATCTCAGTAACGCGCTCGAATCAGATTGTCGGGAGGATTTGTAG
- a CDS encoding HEAT repeat domain-containing protein, which produces MYENAFTPLEPLDNIGEAPPLPDAAAMLEHLYADDTQLRMRAARAFCDLEEPKAIDRLIELLGDECVLVRVSAAYALGRNSAPRAVEPLMRALQFDWNGYVRKGAVWALGNAGDTRALPVLVDGLRNDITAVRLWSASALGQVIDEIAVEPLVAGLQSDPIAAVRSNCAWSLGRALDCLNLEAGTPAQQALYRRAIAVLIAALQQDDEGLREDARDALQKLADAEGLAAIAELDDDLLMG; this is translated from the coding sequence ATGTACGAAAACGCTTTTACTCCCTTAGAACCCCTAGACAATATCGGCGAGGCTCCCCCCCTCCCCGATGCAGCTGCAATGTTGGAACATTTGTATGCGGATGACACCCAACTGCGGATGCGGGCGGCTAGGGCGTTTTGCGATTTGGAAGAACCCAAGGCGATCGATCGGTTGATCGAGCTATTGGGGGACGAATGCGTTTTGGTGCGGGTGAGTGCTGCCTATGCGTTAGGCCGCAATAGCGCCCCTCGGGCGGTCGAGCCCTTGATGCGAGCATTGCAATTCGATTGGAACGGCTACGTGCGCAAGGGGGCGGTGTGGGCCTTGGGCAATGCTGGCGATACTAGAGCGCTGCCAGTCCTCGTTGATGGATTGCGCAACGATATTACGGCGGTGCGGCTGTGGTCCGCCAGTGCTTTGGGTCAGGTCATCGACGAAATCGCGGTGGAACCGCTGGTGGCAGGGCTGCAATCCGATCCAATTGCGGCGGTGCGCAGTAATTGTGCTTGGTCGCTAGGTCGTGCCCTAGATTGTCTGAATTTAGAGGCAGGCACTCCAGCGCAACAGGCCCTCTATCGTCGGGCGATCGCCGTCCTAATCGCCGCACTCCAGCAGGACGATGAAGGCTTGCGAGAGGATGCCCGCGATGCCCTGCAAAAGTTAGCCGACGCGGAAGGGCTGGCGGCGATCGCCGAATTGGATGACGATTTATTGATGGGCTGA
- a CDS encoding phosphoketolase: MVQAPNPKAISMPVALAKDELRKIDAYWRACNYLAAGMIYLQENPLLKEPLRPEHVKRRLLGHWGASPALSFSYIHLNRLINQYDLNAIFMAGPGHGAPGVIGPVYLEGTYSEVYPDKSEDEEGLKNLFQWFSFPGGIGSHCTPELPGSIHEGGELGYSLAHAYGAAFDNPDLVVAVVVGDGEAETGPLATAWHSNKFLNPIRDGAVLPILNLNGYKIANPTILARISSEELDSLFRGYGYTPYVVEGDDPELMHQKMASVMEECISQIRSIQAEARSTGVAKRPRWPMIVLRTPKGWTGPQEVDGHKVEGFWRAHQVPMGGMHSNPQHLEMLETWMKGYKPEELFDANGTLLSELKELAPKGDRRMSDNPIANGGRVRKELRMPDFRELAVEIPQPGTVEVENTRVLGDFLREVMRKNMENFRVFGPDETASNRLQSIYEVSKKTWMADYLPEDEDGGELSPDGRVMEMLSEHTLQGWLEGYLLSGRHGFFHTYEAFAHVVDSMFNQHAKWLDICKKDVPWRAPVASLNIMLSSTVWRQDHNGFSHQDPGYIDLVTNKSADVVRVYFPPDANCLLSVADHCLRSRDYVNIIVSDKQKHLQYLTMEEAIAHCTKGLGIWEWASNDDCGTAPDVPDVVMACCGDIPTMESLAATAILREEFPELAVRFINVVDLLTLVDEREHPHGLSNRDFDTLFTPDKPIIFNFHGYPWLIHKLVYRRSNQERIHVRGYKEEGNINTPLELAIENQIDRFNLVIDVIDRVPSLRSRAAYVKERMKNAIIEHTHYAFTHGMDKPEMIDWKWPFS; the protein is encoded by the coding sequence ATGGTTCAAGCCCCCAATCCAAAAGCAATTTCTATGCCAGTGGCGCTCGCTAAAGATGAGTTGCGCAAAATTGACGCTTACTGGCGAGCTTGCAACTATCTCGCGGCTGGCATGATTTATTTGCAAGAGAATCCTCTCTTGAAGGAGCCATTGCGCCCCGAGCACGTTAAACGACGACTGCTCGGACATTGGGGTGCATCTCCTGCCTTGAGCTTTTCCTATATACACCTCAATCGACTGATTAATCAATACGACCTAAATGCCATCTTCATGGCTGGCCCCGGTCACGGTGCTCCGGGAGTAATTGGGCCCGTTTATTTGGAGGGAACCTATTCCGAGGTCTATCCCGATAAGAGCGAAGACGAAGAGGGTCTGAAAAACCTCTTTCAGTGGTTCTCCTTCCCTGGCGGCATTGGCAGCCACTGCACCCCCGAACTGCCCGGTTCCATCCACGAGGGCGGCGAGCTGGGTTACAGCCTCGCTCACGCCTACGGAGCTGCGTTCGACAATCCCGACCTCGTTGTTGCTGTCGTTGTGGGGGATGGCGAAGCCGAGACTGGCCCCCTGGCTACGGCTTGGCACTCCAACAAATTTCTCAACCCCATTCGCGACGGGGCTGTTTTGCCCATCCTCAACCTGAACGGCTACAAAATTGCTAACCCCACCATCCTGGCCAGGATTTCGTCGGAAGAACTGGACAGTTTGTTCAGAGGCTACGGTTACACCCCCTATGTGGTTGAGGGGGACGACCCAGAACTGATGCACCAGAAGATGGCTTCTGTTATGGAAGAGTGCATCAGCCAGATTCGCTCTATTCAGGCAGAAGCTCGCAGTACGGGCGTCGCTAAACGTCCCCGCTGGCCGATGATTGTCCTCCGCACGCCTAAAGGCTGGACGGGGCCTCAAGAGGTGGACGGTCACAAGGTGGAAGGGTTTTGGCGGGCTCATCAAGTACCGATGGGAGGAATGCACAGCAACCCGCAGCACCTAGAAATGCTGGAAACTTGGATGAAGGGCTACAAGCCCGAGGAGCTGTTTGACGCCAACGGCACGCTGCTGTCCGAACTGAAGGAATTGGCTCCCAAGGGCGATCGCCGCATGAGCGACAATCCGATCGCCAATGGCGGCAGGGTGCGCAAGGAACTGCGCATGCCCGACTTCCGCGAGCTGGCTGTCGAGATCCCCCAACCGGGCACCGTTGAAGTGGAGAATACTCGCGTACTCGGCGACTTCCTGCGGGAAGTGATGCGCAAAAACATGGAGAACTTCCGCGTATTCGGCCCGGACGAAACAGCCTCCAACCGCCTGCAATCCATTTATGAAGTCAGTAAAAAGACCTGGATGGCCGATTATTTGCCGGAGGACGAAGACGGCGGCGAACTGTCTCCAGACGGTCGGGTGATGGAGATGCTCAGCGAGCACACCTTGCAGGGCTGGTTGGAAGGTTACCTGCTGTCGGGACGGCACGGCTTCTTCCATACCTACGAAGCCTTCGCTCACGTGGTGGACTCGATGTTCAACCAGCACGCCAAGTGGTTGGATATTTGCAAGAAAGACGTTCCTTGGCGCGCTCCCGTTGCCTCCCTCAATATCATGCTCTCTTCAACCGTGTGGAGACAGGATCACAATGGCTTCAGCCACCAAGATCCGGGCTACATCGATCTGGTCACCAACAAGAGTGCCGATGTCGTGCGCGTCTACTTTCCACCCGACGCCAACTGCCTACTATCAGTGGCGGATCACTGCCTGCGCAGTCGGGACTACGTCAACATCATTGTGTCTGACAAGCAGAAGCACTTGCAGTATTTGACGATGGAGGAGGCGATCGCCCATTGCACTAAGGGGCTGGGCATCTGGGAATGGGCGAGCAACGACGATTGCGGTACCGCTCCTGACGTGCCAGATGTTGTCATGGCCTGCTGTGGCGATATTCCGACGATGGAGTCACTGGCAGCTACGGCCATTCTGCGGGAAGAGTTCCCCGAGCTCGCGGTTCGATTTATCAACGTCGTCGATTTACTGACTCTAGTGGACGAGCGCGAGCACCCCCACGGCTTGTCGAACCGCGACTTCGATACGCTGTTTACGCCCGATAAACCTATCATCTTTAACTTCCACGGCTATCCTTGGTTAATTCACAAATTGGTCTATCGCCGCAGCAATCAAGAGCGCATTCACGTGCGCGGCTATAAGGAAGAGGGCAATATCAACACGCCTCTGGAACTGGCGATTGAAAATCAAATCGATCGCTTCAATTTAGTCATCGATGTCATTGACCGCGTGCCCTCTCTGCGTTCCCGTGCCGCTTATGTCAAAGAGCGCATGAAAAACGCGATTATCGAGCACACCCACTACGCATTTACCCACGGGATGGATAAGCCCGAAATGATCGACTGGAAGTGGCCCTTTAGCTAA
- a CDS encoding glycosyltransferase, whose product MVLTEPIPNFDSMSAIALGSIFLSLAIWLGLLTLRGRFWTADQILNDDLPAPERWPSVCAVIPARNEAEAIATTVRALLAQEYAGELKIVLVDDQSTDGTADVARQAAEEFRQESGDRQLEVLSGKELPAGWTGKLWALEQGTQYALKTLPDYILLTDADIQHNRSNLRRVASLAERDRLDMASVMVRLRCKTAWERFLIPAFIFFFMKLYPFRWVNDPDNPTAGAAGGCILIRSDALQRIGGMACLKEALIDDCTLAAKVKANPSPEAPDGKSRIWLGLGSDIISLRPYPDLDTVWKMVSRTAFTQLNYSTLLLIGTLFAMALIYLVAPLGLVWSLATSHWIGAIAAAFTWCLMALSYWPTLKFYRQSPLLAFALPAIAFLYTLMTLDSAIQHWQGKGGAWKGRVYPSPNS is encoded by the coding sequence ATGGTTCTGACTGAACCGATACCGAATTTTGACAGTATGAGTGCGATCGCATTGGGTTCGATCTTCCTGTCTTTGGCAATCTGGCTGGGGCTTTTAACTCTGCGGGGCCGCTTTTGGACCGCCGACCAAATCTTGAACGACGACCTGCCTGCTCCCGAGCGCTGGCCCTCCGTCTGTGCTGTGATTCCCGCTCGCAACGAGGCAGAGGCGATCGCCACCACCGTGCGTGCCTTGCTCGCCCAAGAATATGCGGGCGAACTGAAAATTGTCTTGGTTGACGACCAAAGTACCGATGGCACTGCGGATGTGGCTCGTCAAGCCGCCGAGGAATTTCGGCAGGAGTCGGGCGATCGCCAACTGGAAGTGCTCTCGGGCAAGGAGCTACCCGCTGGGTGGACTGGCAAATTGTGGGCGCTGGAGCAGGGCACTCAATACGCTCTGAAGACGCTGCCGGATTATATTTTGCTGACGGACGCCGATATTCAACACAATCGCTCGAACTTGCGCAGAGTCGCGTCGCTGGCAGAGCGCGATCGCCTCGATATGGCCTCGGTGATGGTGCGTCTGCGCTGCAAGACAGCCTGGGAACGGTTTCTGATTCCAGCCTTTATCTTCTTTTTTATGAAGCTCTATCCCTTCCGCTGGGTGAACGACCCAGATAATCCGACAGCAGGGGCGGCAGGGGGCTGCATTTTAATTCGCAGTGACGCTTTGCAGCGCATTGGCGGCATGGCCTGTCTGAAGGAGGCGTTGATTGACGATTGCACCTTGGCGGCCAAAGTCAAAGCCAATCCTTCCCCCGAGGCCCCCGACGGCAAGAGTCGTATTTGGTTGGGACTGGGGTCCGACATTATCAGCCTGCGTCCCTATCCCGATCTCGATACGGTGTGGAAGATGGTCTCGCGCACAGCCTTTACGCAACTGAACTATTCCACACTCCTGCTGATCGGCACGCTGTTTGCCATGGCCCTGATTTATTTAGTTGCGCCGCTGGGGTTGGTGTGGAGTTTGGCTACTTCTCATTGGATTGGGGCGATCGCCGCCGCCTTTACCTGGTGTCTCATGGCGCTATCCTATTGGCCCACGTTGAAGTTCTACCGACAGTCGCCGCTGTTGGCCTTTGCACTTCCGGCGATCGCCTTTCTCTACACCCTCATGACCCTCGATTCCGCCATTCAGCACTGGCAGGGCAAAGGCGGGGCTTGGAAAGGGCGCGTTTACCCCAGTCCCAATTCCTAA
- the thrC gene encoding threonine synthase — protein sequence MTLSLPRLQSQAWPGLIRHYWDYLPVSDSTPTITLNEGNTPLVSAPAIAEAIGKSCQVFVKLDGLNPTGSFKDRGMTVAVSKAKEKGAEALICASTGNTSASAAAYAAKGKMRAYVLLPDGYVAKGKMAQALMHGAEAIAIRGNFDEALAIVCEIAAKYPVALVNSVNPYRLCGQKTAAFEIVDALGDAPDWLCIPVGNAGNISAYWMGFSHYRNTGKSSRSPQMFGFEAEGSAAIALNRAIANPSTVATAIRIGNPASWHKATAARDLSGGDIGSVTDAEILAAYRLLAREEGIFCEPASAASVAGLLKYRDRVPTGATIVCVLTGNGLKDPDTAVKHCETDIHSGIPANLSAVAKVMGF from the coding sequence GTGACTCTCAGCCTACCTCGCCTCCAATCTCAAGCATGGCCCGGTCTGATTCGCCACTACTGGGATTATTTACCCGTGTCGGACTCCACGCCGACGATTACTCTGAATGAGGGCAATACCCCGTTGGTGTCCGCTCCGGCGATCGCCGAGGCGATTGGCAAATCCTGTCAAGTGTTCGTGAAATTGGACGGCCTCAACCCTACTGGCAGCTTCAAAGACCGGGGTATGACGGTGGCGGTTTCGAAGGCGAAGGAGAAGGGAGCTGAAGCCCTGATTTGTGCCAGCACGGGCAATACCTCGGCTTCGGCCGCTGCCTATGCTGCCAAAGGCAAGATGCGGGCTTACGTTCTCCTGCCGGATGGCTATGTGGCGAAAGGGAAAATGGCCCAAGCCCTAATGCATGGAGCCGAAGCGATCGCCATTCGGGGAAATTTTGACGAGGCACTGGCGATCGTGTGCGAGATTGCTGCCAAGTATCCCGTGGCCCTGGTCAACTCTGTCAATCCCTACCGGCTGTGCGGGCAAAAAACGGCTGCCTTCGAAATTGTCGATGCTTTGGGAGACGCGCCTGACTGGCTCTGCATTCCCGTCGGGAATGCGGGCAACATCTCCGCCTATTGGATGGGATTTTCCCACTACCGCAACACCGGCAAATCCAGTCGCAGTCCCCAGATGTTTGGCTTCGAGGCGGAAGGATCGGCGGCGATCGCCCTCAACCGCGCGATCGCCAACCCCTCGACTGTTGCCACCGCCATCCGCATCGGCAATCCAGCGAGCTGGCACAAAGCCACTGCTGCGAGAGATTTGAGTGGCGGCGATATTGGCAGCGTGACGGATGCCGAGATTTTAGCGGCCTATCGCCTCTTGGCTCGCGAAGAAGGGATCTTTTGCGAACCCGCTAGTGCTGCCTCCGTCGCCGGTTTGTTGAAATACCGCGATCGCGTTCCGACTGGAGCCACCATTGTCTGCGTATTGACCGGCAACGGTCTCAAAGATCCCGATACGGCTGTCAAGCATTGCGAGACTGACATACACTCGGGGATACCCGCTAATCTATCCGCCGTGGCCAAAGTGATGGGTTTTTAG
- a CDS encoding DUF2335 domain-containing protein, whose product MPGQISDSSPEDPKTDVADELMDEKPINIQVNTSANPPQRSLVGYASMYGGPLPPAEEIARYEKVLPDAANRLFAMVEREQSHRHKMDEKLAEAQIEDMKKMRLERARGQRYGLGIGVVAIISGSLIASFGAEWPGGVIGFGGVATLASVFVSGRRRLDGPDYPEIEE is encoded by the coding sequence ATGCCTGGCCAGATATCTGATTCTTCCCCTGAAGATCCTAAAACCGATGTAGCTGATGAGTTAATGGATGAAAAGCCCATTAACATTCAAGTTAACACCAGCGCCAATCCGCCCCAGCGATCGTTAGTAGGATATGCCTCTATGTACGGCGGTCCGCTTCCACCAGCAGAAGAAATCGCGAGATACGAGAAAGTGTTGCCCGATGCTGCCAATAGATTGTTTGCGATGGTAGAACGGGAACAATCGCATCGCCATAAGATGGATGAAAAATTGGCTGAGGCTCAAATCGAGGATATGAAGAAAATGCGCTTGGAGCGCGCGCGGGGGCAGAGATATGGTTTAGGAATTGGTGTAGTAGCTATTATTTCTGGCTCGCTCATCGCTTCATTCGGCGCAGAATGGCCGGGAGGAGTTATTGGGTTTGGCGGTGTTGCTACACTTGCCTCTGTGTTTGTTTCGGGGCGTCGTCGATTGGACGGTCCAGATTATCCAGAGATTGAAGAATAA
- a CDS encoding nucleotidyltransferase family protein produces MDKHRAIDILRANEANIRKLGVTSLYLFGSTVRGEARSDSDVDLFFDYNPAMPFTLFDLFDIQEFFTSLLAGHVDIMTRDSIHPLIRDRVIDSAERIF; encoded by the coding sequence ATGGACAAACATCGCGCGATCGATATTTTGCGAGCTAATGAAGCTAACATTCGCAAGCTTGGAGTCACCTCGCTCTACTTATTTGGCTCGACTGTGCGAGGAGAGGCGCGCTCGGATAGCGATGTAGATTTGTTTTTCGACTACAATCCTGCCATGCCATTTACTTTATTCGATCTGTTCGATATTCAAGAATTTTTCACTAGTTTATTAGCAGGTCATGTCGATATCATGACTCGCGATAGTATTCACCCTCTCATTCGCGATCGAGTGATTGACTCGGCGGAGCGTATCTTCTGA